In the Vitis vinifera cultivar Pinot Noir 40024 chromosome 2, ASM3070453v1 genome, one interval contains:
- the LOC104882198 gene encoding ARM REPEAT PROTEIN INTERACTING WITH ABF2 isoform X3, translated as MSNVGIKRPCECTIAHDISLENVSRMHELSEAFHAISLRHTCLLSILEQFSKLSSRAGMDTLKRHLPISGPEGLNELRKIVERFEEKIYSTATSQGMEAVSGCFFPPFLWVGGIGLWKGVSN; from the exons ATGAGCAATGTTG GGATAAAGCGTCCCTGTGAGTGTACCATTGCCCAT gatATATCACTGGAAAATGTTTCAAGAATGCATGAGCTTTCAGAAGCCTTCCATGCTATTTCCTTAAGACACACATGCCTCTTGTCTATCTTGGAGCAGTTTAGTAAACTGAGTTCTAGGGCCGG CATGGACACATTGAAGAGACATCTTCCTATTTCTGGACCAGAGGGACTTAATGAGCtaaggaaaattgttgaaaggtTTGAGGAAAAGATTTATTCTACTGCCACAAGCCAG GGTATGGAAGCAGTCAGTGGCTGCTTCTTTCCTCCCTTCCTCTGGGTTGGAGGGATAGGGTTATGGAAAGGAGTATCGAATTAA
- the LOC104882198 gene encoding uncharacterized protein LOC104882198 isoform X1, with amino-acid sequence MSNVGIKRPCECTIAHDISLENVSRMHELSEAFHAISLRHTCLLSILEQFSKLSSRAGMDTLKRHLPISGPEGLNELRKIVERFEEKIYSTATSQMLTMETKSFNATTNSLPSNSAGHNKKSPNDKKSPARKKALRSRVWKQSVAASFLPSSGLEG; translated from the exons ATGAGCAATGTTG GGATAAAGCGTCCCTGTGAGTGTACCATTGCCCAT gatATATCACTGGAAAATGTTTCAAGAATGCATGAGCTTTCAGAAGCCTTCCATGCTATTTCCTTAAGACACACATGCCTCTTGTCTATCTTGGAGCAGTTTAGTAAACTGAGTTCTAGGGCCGG CATGGACACATTGAAGAGACATCTTCCTATTTCTGGACCAGAGGGACTTAATGAGCtaaggaaaattgttgaaaggtTTGAGGAAAAGATTTATTCTACTGCCACAAGCCAG ATGTTGACAATGGAAACAAAATCTTTTAATGCTACAACCAATTCTCTGCCATCCAACTCTGCTGGTCACAACAAAAAATCCCCTAATGACAAGAAATCCCCTGCTAGGAAAAAGGCCCTCAGATCCAG GGTATGGAAGCAGTCAGTGGCTGCTTCTTTCCTCCCTTCCTCTGGGTTGGAGGGATAG
- the LOC104882198 gene encoding uncharacterized protein LOC104882198 isoform X2 — MSNVGIKRPCECTIAHDISLENVSRMHELSEAFHAISLRHTCLLSILEQFSKLSSRAGMDTLKRHLPISGPEGLNELRKIVERFEEKIYSTATSQMLTMETKSFNATTNSLPSNSAGHNKKSPNDKKSPARKKALRSRYYALVIACHHLLS; from the exons ATGAGCAATGTTG GGATAAAGCGTCCCTGTGAGTGTACCATTGCCCAT gatATATCACTGGAAAATGTTTCAAGAATGCATGAGCTTTCAGAAGCCTTCCATGCTATTTCCTTAAGACACACATGCCTCTTGTCTATCTTGGAGCAGTTTAGTAAACTGAGTTCTAGGGCCGG CATGGACACATTGAAGAGACATCTTCCTATTTCTGGACCAGAGGGACTTAATGAGCtaaggaaaattgttgaaaggtTTGAGGAAAAGATTTATTCTACTGCCACAAGCCAG ATGTTGACAATGGAAACAAAATCTTTTAATGCTACAACCAATTCTCTGCCATCCAACTCTGCTGGTCACAACAAAAAATCCCCTAATGACAAGAAATCCCCTGCTAGGAAAAAGGCCCTCAGATCCAG